A part of Neoarius graeffei isolate fNeoGra1 chromosome 8, fNeoGra1.pri, whole genome shotgun sequence genomic DNA contains:
- the rbmx gene encoding RNA-binding motif protein, X chromosome isoform X2 — translation MAEADRPGKLFIGGLNTETTEKALESYFSKFGRLSEVILMKDRETNKSRGFAFVTYENPADAKDAVRELNGKALDGKPIKVEQATKPQFESSGRRGPSMHPRNRGSPRGPRGSRGGPGGMRGPPSRGMSSRGPPPKRGPPMRNGGPPPKRPAPSGPMGRPPMSRDRDLYGPPPPRRDSLMSRRDDYPSPRDDHYSVKDSYSSRDYMSSRDSRDYGPPPRDYSYRDYPSQSSSRDDYGSMSRSYGDRDSYGGGREPRGYMERASGGSYRDPYDGYGNSRSAPPSRGPPPSYGGSGGGSRYDDYGSSSRDGYGSRDSYPSGRSESYSAGRAERPARQDLERGYPPRQYSSSSRGAPRGRGANRADRGMNRSRY, via the exons ATGGCAGAGGCAGACAGACCTGGGAAGCTTTTCATCGGTGGCTTGAACACTGAAACGACAGAGAAAGCTCTTGAAAGCTATTTCAGCAAATTCGGCCGGTTATCTGAAG TTATTTTAATGAAGGATCGTGAGACAAATAAGTCCAGAGGGTTTGCTTTTGTGACTTATGAGAATCCTGCTGATGCCAAAGATGCTGTGCGGGAACTGAATGGAAAG GCCCTTGATGGTAAGCCCATCAAAGTCGAGCAGGCCACAAAGCCTCAGTTTGAGTCATCTGGCCGTCGAGGCCCTTCAATGCATCCACGCAACCGTGGTTCTCCTCGAGGGCCGCGTGGGTCCAGAGGGGGTCCCGGTGGAATGCGTGGACCACCAAGCAGAG GGATGTCATCAAGAGGACCCCCGCCAAAAAGAGGACCACCAATGCGCAATGGAGGGCCACCACCAAAGAGACCAGCACCTTCTGGGCCAATGGGCAGAC ccCCAATGTCAAGGGATCGGGATCTTTATGGTCCCCCTCCTCCTCGTCGGGATTCACTTATGTCAAGAAGAGATGACTACCCATCACCACGTGATGATCACTATAGTGTCAAAGACAG CTATTCTAGCCGGGACTACATGAGCTCAAGAGACAGCCGGGACTATGGACCTCCACCACGTGATTATTCATACCGTGACTATCCATCCCAGTCCAGTTCCAGAGATGATTATGGTTCAATGTCACGAAGCTATGG TGATCGTGACAGTTATGGGGGCGGTCGTGAACCTAGAGGCTATATGGAGCGAGCAAGTGGAGGCTCCTACAGAGACCCCTATGATGGTTACG GTAACTCACGCAGTGCCCCACCCTCAAGGGGCCCCCCTCCATCCTACGGTGGGAGTGGTGGAGGCAGTCGCTATGACGACTATGGCAGCAGTTCCAGGGATGGCTATGGCAGTCGTGACAGTTACCCCAGCGGTCGGAGTGAGTCGTACTCTGCTGGCCGTGCCGAGCGCCCGGCCAGGCAAGACCTCGAGAGAGGCTACCCTCCTCGCCAATACAGCAGCTCAAGCCGAGGCGCACCTCGGGGTCGTGGAGCTAATCGAGCAGATAGAGGAATGAACCGAAGTCGGTACTGA
- the rbmx gene encoding RNA-binding motif protein, X chromosome isoform X3, with product MAEADRPGKLFIGGLNTETTEKALESYFSKFGRLSEVILMKDRETNKSRGFAFVTYENPADAKDAVRELNGKALDGKPIKVEQATKPQFESSGRRGPSMHPRNRGSPRGPRGSRGGPGGMRGPPSREPFFKGMSSRGPPPKRGPPMRNGGPPPKRPAPSGPMGRPPMSRDRDLYGPPPPRRDSLMSRRDDYPSPRDDHYSVKDSYSSRDYMSSRDSRDYGPPPRDYSYRDYPSQSSSRDDYGSMSRSYGDRDSYGGGREPRGYMERASGGSYRDPYDGYG from the exons ATGGCAGAGGCAGACAGACCTGGGAAGCTTTTCATCGGTGGCTTGAACACTGAAACGACAGAGAAAGCTCTTGAAAGCTATTTCAGCAAATTCGGCCGGTTATCTGAAG TTATTTTAATGAAGGATCGTGAGACAAATAAGTCCAGAGGGTTTGCTTTTGTGACTTATGAGAATCCTGCTGATGCCAAAGATGCTGTGCGGGAACTGAATGGAAAG GCCCTTGATGGTAAGCCCATCAAAGTCGAGCAGGCCACAAAGCCTCAGTTTGAGTCATCTGGCCGTCGAGGCCCTTCAATGCATCCACGCAACCGTGGTTCTCCTCGAGGGCCGCGTGGGTCCAGAGGGGGTCCCGGTGGAATGCGTGGACCACCAAGCAGAG AGCCTTTCTTTAAAGGGATGTCATCAAGAGGACCCCCGCCAAAAAGAGGACCACCAATGCGCAATGGAGGGCCACCACCAAAGAGACCAGCACCTTCTGGGCCAATGGGCAGAC ccCCAATGTCAAGGGATCGGGATCTTTATGGTCCCCCTCCTCCTCGTCGGGATTCACTTATGTCAAGAAGAGATGACTACCCATCACCACGTGATGATCACTATAGTGTCAAAGACAG CTATTCTAGCCGGGACTACATGAGCTCAAGAGACAGCCGGGACTATGGACCTCCACCACGTGATTATTCATACCGTGACTATCCATCCCAGTCCAGTTCCAGAGATGATTATGGTTCAATGTCACGAAGCTATGG TGATCGTGACAGTTATGGGGGCGGTCGTGAACCTAGAGGCTATATGGAGCGAGCAAGTGGAGGCTCCTACAGAGACCCCTATGATGGTTACG GATGA
- the rbmx gene encoding RNA-binding motif protein, X chromosome isoform X1, whose amino-acid sequence MAEADRPGKLFIGGLNTETTEKALESYFSKFGRLSEVILMKDRETNKSRGFAFVTYENPADAKDAVRELNGKALDGKPIKVEQATKPQFESSGRRGPSMHPRNRGSPRGPRGSRGGPGGMRGPPSREPFFKGMSSRGPPPKRGPPMRNGGPPPKRPAPSGPMGRPPMSRDRDLYGPPPPRRDSLMSRRDDYPSPRDDHYSVKDSYSSRDYMSSRDSRDYGPPPRDYSYRDYPSQSSSRDDYGSMSRSYGDRDSYGGGREPRGYMERASGGSYRDPYDGYGNSRSAPPSRGPPPSYGGSGGGSRYDDYGSSSRDGYGSRDSYPSGRSESYSAGRAERPARQDLERGYPPRQYSSSSRGAPRGRGANRADRGMNRSRY is encoded by the exons ATGGCAGAGGCAGACAGACCTGGGAAGCTTTTCATCGGTGGCTTGAACACTGAAACGACAGAGAAAGCTCTTGAAAGCTATTTCAGCAAATTCGGCCGGTTATCTGAAG TTATTTTAATGAAGGATCGTGAGACAAATAAGTCCAGAGGGTTTGCTTTTGTGACTTATGAGAATCCTGCTGATGCCAAAGATGCTGTGCGGGAACTGAATGGAAAG GCCCTTGATGGTAAGCCCATCAAAGTCGAGCAGGCCACAAAGCCTCAGTTTGAGTCATCTGGCCGTCGAGGCCCTTCAATGCATCCACGCAACCGTGGTTCTCCTCGAGGGCCGCGTGGGTCCAGAGGGGGTCCCGGTGGAATGCGTGGACCACCAAGCAGAG AGCCTTTCTTTAAAGGGATGTCATCAAGAGGACCCCCGCCAAAAAGAGGACCACCAATGCGCAATGGAGGGCCACCACCAAAGAGACCAGCACCTTCTGGGCCAATGGGCAGAC ccCCAATGTCAAGGGATCGGGATCTTTATGGTCCCCCTCCTCCTCGTCGGGATTCACTTATGTCAAGAAGAGATGACTACCCATCACCACGTGATGATCACTATAGTGTCAAAGACAG CTATTCTAGCCGGGACTACATGAGCTCAAGAGACAGCCGGGACTATGGACCTCCACCACGTGATTATTCATACCGTGACTATCCATCCCAGTCCAGTTCCAGAGATGATTATGGTTCAATGTCACGAAGCTATGG TGATCGTGACAGTTATGGGGGCGGTCGTGAACCTAGAGGCTATATGGAGCGAGCAAGTGGAGGCTCCTACAGAGACCCCTATGATGGTTACG GTAACTCACGCAGTGCCCCACCCTCAAGGGGCCCCCCTCCATCCTACGGTGGGAGTGGTGGAGGCAGTCGCTATGACGACTATGGCAGCAGTTCCAGGGATGGCTATGGCAGTCGTGACAGTTACCCCAGCGGTCGGAGTGAGTCGTACTCTGCTGGCCGTGCCGAGCGCCCGGCCAGGCAAGACCTCGAGAGAGGCTACCCTCCTCGCCAATACAGCAGCTCAAGCCGAGGCGCACCTCGGGGTCGTGGAGCTAATCGAGCAGATAGAGGAATGAACCGAAGTCGGTACTGA